A window of the Corythoichthys intestinalis isolate RoL2023-P3 chromosome 6, ASM3026506v1, whole genome shotgun sequence genome harbors these coding sequences:
- the med29 gene encoding mediator of RNA polymerase II transcription subunit 29, with product MASQQQQPGVPSLQQQQAVALQQQQQQQLTQQQDFDPVHRFKMLIPQLKESLQNLMKIASLNLAHNTNIDNGVKSSDTAVQRFDKSLEEFYALCDQLELCLRLAYECLSQSIDSAKHSPNLVPTAASKPDTVQTESMSYAQYLGMIKSQISCAKDIHNALLECSKKIAGKGQPPGIM from the exons ATGGCGTCCCAACAGCAACAGCCCGGTGTTCCAagcttacaacaacaacaagccgTTGCTCTGCAGCAACAGCAACAACAGCAGTTGACTCAACAGCAAGACTTTGACCCGGTCCATCGATTCAAAATGCTAATTCCACAGTTGAAAGAAAGTCTACAG AACCTCATGAAAATCGCGTCGCTCAACTTGGCCCACAACACAAACATTGACAACGGAGT TAAAAGCAGCGACACTGCAGTCCAGCGTTTTGACAAAAGCCTCGAAGAGTTCTACGCCCTTTGTGATCAGTTGGAACTGTGTTTG CGGCTGGCATACGAGTGCCTCTCGCAGAGCATCGACAGCGCCAAACATTCGCCAAACCTGGTTCCCACAGCTGCCTCCAAACCAGACACGGTGCAGACGGAGTCCATGTCCTACGCCCAGTACCTCGGCATGATCAAGTCCCAAATTTCATGCGCGAAGGACATCCATAATGCTCTGCTGGAGTGTTCAAAAAAGATCGCTGGAAAGGGACAACCTCCAGGAATCATGTAG